One window from the genome of Thalassospira xiamenensis M-5 = DSM 17429 encodes:
- a CDS encoding DUF1127 domain-containing protein: MVAITKDAGAFVTTRRHHNTANVMELPRQWAKRYILRQKLATMDSHLLRDIGWDVYEARIEAAKPFWKA, translated from the coding sequence ATGGTCGCGATCACCAAAGATGCCGGTGCTTTTGTCACCACCCGCCGTCACCACAACACCGCAAATGTTATGGAACTGCCGCGTCAGTGGGCAAAACGTTATATTCTCCGCCAGAAGCTTGCGACGATGGACAGCCATCTGCTGCGCGACATTGGCTGGGACGTATATGAAGCCCGTATCGAAGCAGCCAAGCCGTTCTGGAAAGCCTGA
- a CDS encoding NADPH:quinone oxidoreductase family protein: MKAWICEAFGEAPMLIDCEEPIAQAHQIIIDIAACGVNFADTLILEGKYQKRPTGPFAPGFEIAGTVSAIGTNVQGFTIGDRVMALPDWGGYAGRISVDASLVTGLPENVEFNVAAAFQIAYGTSWFGLKYRANLLPGEVVLVHGAAGGVGLTAVECAKLLGATVIATAGGADKCAIAKAHGADHVIDYKSESIRARVKEICARIGRIGVDLVYDPVGGDVFDQSLRCVASGGRILLIGFASGSVPQIPANILLVKNVAALGFYFGAYLEQNPDIAKAGMAELLELLSSGEISPLVSATYPLINAMEALAAIRNRTATGKLVIRCRE, from the coding sequence ATGAAAGCATGGATATGCGAGGCTTTCGGCGAGGCGCCGATGCTGATCGACTGCGAAGAACCGATCGCACAAGCCCATCAAATCATCATCGATATTGCCGCCTGTGGCGTTAATTTTGCCGATACCCTGATTCTTGAGGGAAAATATCAGAAACGCCCGACTGGTCCGTTTGCGCCGGGGTTTGAAATTGCCGGTACCGTTTCTGCAATTGGGACGAACGTTCAGGGTTTTACCATTGGTGACCGGGTCATGGCCCTGCCTGACTGGGGTGGATATGCCGGTCGGATTTCGGTTGATGCCAGTCTTGTGACGGGGTTGCCAGAAAATGTTGAATTCAATGTGGCGGCTGCATTCCAGATTGCGTATGGAACGTCATGGTTTGGTTTGAAGTATCGCGCCAATTTGCTGCCGGGTGAAGTGGTTCTGGTTCATGGGGCTGCCGGGGGTGTTGGCCTGACGGCGGTGGAATGCGCGAAACTTCTGGGCGCGACCGTGATCGCAACCGCGGGTGGGGCTGATAAATGTGCCATCGCCAAAGCGCATGGTGCGGATCATGTAATTGACTACAAATCCGAAAGCATACGGGCCCGGGTAAAGGAAATCTGTGCCCGCATCGGGCGAATAGGTGTCGACTTGGTTTATGATCCGGTCGGGGGCGATGTGTTTGATCAGAGCCTGCGCTGTGTTGCGTCGGGGGGACGTATCCTTCTGATCGGATTTGCCAGCGGATCGGTGCCACAAATTCCTGCCAATATCCTTCTGGTCAAGAATGTTGCTGCACTGGGCTTTTATTTCGGGGCTTATCTTGAACAGAACCCCGATATCGCAAAGGCTGGCATGGCCGAGCTTTTGGAGCTGCTGTCGTCTGGGGAAATATCGCCATTGGTGTCTGCGACATATCCGCTGATAAACGCGATGGAGGCACTTGCGGCGATCCGTAACCGGACCGCAACAGGGAAGCTTGTGATCCGGTGTCGGGAATGA
- a CDS encoding NAD(P)-dependent oxidoreductase codes for MARIFIIGVTGGIGHRLAPLLLANGHQVTGLHRKPEQADNVRNAGITPVLGDLMELTAETLAPLIWGHDIVVFSSGAAGSGLDRTTRIDGDGPGHVVAAMKQEGISRLYLVSAFPEAGRGKDPNPRFEHYMTEKKRADADVAASDADWVILRPGTLLHEDQDGRVNAGFAIPYGTVKRGNVAQFLAKLIETPEIRREILELTDGGTEISEAVNLIVRK; via the coding sequence ATGGCACGCATTTTCATTATCGGCGTCACGGGTGGTATCGGGCATCGTCTGGCACCGCTTTTACTGGCAAATGGGCATCAGGTTACGGGCCTGCATCGCAAACCCGAACAGGCCGACAACGTCAGGAATGCGGGGATTACGCCGGTTCTCGGTGACTTGATGGAACTGACGGCAGAAACGCTCGCCCCTTTGATCTGGGGCCACGACATTGTTGTTTTTTCATCCGGGGCGGCAGGAAGCGGCCTTGACCGGACCACGCGGATTGACGGCGACGGACCGGGGCATGTGGTGGCCGCGATGAAGCAGGAAGGCATTTCGCGGCTTTATCTTGTTTCTGCCTTCCCCGAAGCCGGGCGCGGCAAAGACCCCAACCCGCGGTTTGAACATTATATGACCGAGAAAAAGCGCGCCGATGCGGATGTTGCGGCATCCGATGCCGATTGGGTGATCCTCCGGCCGGGAACATTGTTGCATGAAGATCAGGACGGGCGCGTGAACGCCGGATTTGCCATCCCTTACGGCACGGTCAAGCGTGGCAATGTTGCGCAGTTTCTCGCCAAATTGATCGAAACCCCGGAAATCCGGCGGGAGATTCTTGAACTGACCGATGGGGGAACGGAGATTTCCGAGGCGGTAAATCTGATCGTCCGGAAATAG
- a CDS encoding LysR substrate-binding domain-containing protein produces MKRRPLPLNALRAFEVAGRLESFTKASHELNVTQGAVSRQVQHLEDVLGRQLFERHHRRLKLTRPGRNLLASLTAAFDSIELAVSRIENRPDDTQLKVLSPLTFAMRWIVPRLGRFQMEHPDLQVQLGTYSDDAAPVDFNETDIAIRFADTPGDQLVHEFLTGERLLPVCHPNLAKQLKTPEDFGNVTLLHCSAQREDWRIWLKGTGIEGVDPDRGPVFATLDMAMEAAASGFGAVISDPAMIGEYVVTNRLMVPFDLPVDSPYAYSLCYPEGRLERRKVKAFRDWLMSEIKIETGKRKLVQKESGTE; encoded by the coding sequence ATGAAACGCCGTCCATTACCGTTAAATGCGCTTCGTGCCTTTGAAGTGGCCGGTCGACTTGAAAGTTTCACCAAAGCTTCACATGAGCTTAATGTTACGCAAGGGGCGGTCAGTCGACAGGTTCAGCACCTGGAGGATGTGCTGGGGCGGCAATTGTTCGAACGTCATCACCGCCGATTGAAACTGACCCGGCCAGGGCGGAACTTGCTGGCGTCCTTGACGGCGGCATTTGATTCGATTGAACTGGCGGTGTCGCGTATCGAAAACCGGCCTGATGACACGCAGCTTAAGGTCCTGTCGCCCTTGACATTTGCCATGCGCTGGATCGTGCCGCGTCTTGGCCGGTTTCAAATGGAACATCCTGACCTGCAGGTACAGCTTGGCACCTATAGTGACGATGCCGCCCCGGTTGATTTCAATGAAACCGATATTGCCATCCGCTTTGCTGATACGCCGGGCGACCAGCTGGTGCATGAATTTCTGACCGGCGAACGGCTTTTGCCGGTATGTCATCCCAATCTGGCAAAGCAGCTGAAAACACCGGAAGACTTTGGGAATGTGACCCTGCTGCATTGTTCGGCACAGCGTGAGGATTGGCGCATCTGGTTAAAGGGAACCGGGATTGAGGGTGTCGATCCGGACCGGGGACCTGTTTTTGCGACCCTTGATATGGCAATGGAGGCCGCGGCCAGTGGATTTGGTGCGGTAATTTCCGATCCGGCGATGATCGGTGAATATGTTGTGACCAATAGACTTATGGTGCCGTTCGATTTGCCGGTTGATAGTCCCTATGCCTATTCGCTGTGCTATCCTGAAGGAAGGTTGGAGCGGCGAAAAGTGAAGGCATTTCGCGATTGGTTGATGAGCGAAATCAAGATCGAGACAGGCAAGCGCAAGCTTGTGCAAAAAGAATCAGGAACGGAATGA
- a CDS encoding microcin C ABC transporter permease YejB — MLNYILRRLLLIPVTLFGIMVLNFAIVQFAPGGPVEQMIAQLQGTDVAATARISNQGADSGGGGGASGGNNFSSTSNYRGAQGLDPEIITQLEKQFGFDKPAYERFWMMMKNYLTFDFGQSYFQDRDVVDIVIDKMPVSISLGLWSTLIIYIISVPLGVAKAVRDGSNFDVWSSAAIIVGYAIPGFLFAVMLIVVFAGGTYFDLFPLRGLTSSNFDELSLLGKVADYFWHLALPITALTIGGFTTLTMLTKNSFLDEINKQYVVTARAKGLTEKRVLYGHVFRNAMLLVIAGFPSALIGLLFTGSVLIEVIFSLDGLGLLGFEAVMKRDYPVMFATLYLFTLFGLVLNLISDLSYHLIDPRIDFEAREN, encoded by the coding sequence ATGCTGAATTACATCCTGCGTCGTCTTTTGCTGATCCCGGTGACGCTGTTCGGGATTATGGTTCTGAACTTTGCAATCGTGCAATTCGCGCCGGGCGGCCCGGTCGAACAGATGATTGCCCAGTTACAGGGCACGGACGTTGCCGCTACCGCGCGCATCAGCAATCAGGGGGCTGATAGTGGGGGCGGCGGCGGTGCCAGCGGGGGAAACAATTTTTCCTCGACCTCGAACTACCGTGGGGCTCAGGGACTTGACCCCGAAATCATCACCCAGCTTGAAAAGCAGTTCGGGTTCGATAAACCGGCTTATGAACGTTTCTGGATGATGATGAAAAATTATCTGACGTTCGATTTCGGCCAAAGCTATTTTCAGGATCGCGATGTGGTCGATATCGTGATCGACAAGATGCCGGTCTCGATATCGCTTGGCCTTTGGTCGACATTGATCATCTATATCATTTCCGTGCCGCTTGGCGTTGCCAAGGCCGTGCGGGACGGATCGAATTTTGATGTCTGGTCATCGGCGGCGATCATTGTCGGTTATGCCATTCCGGGCTTTCTTTTTGCCGTAATGCTGATCGTGGTGTTTGCCGGTGGAACCTATTTCGATCTGTTCCCGTTAAGGGGGCTGACATCATCGAATTTTGATGAATTGTCGCTTTTGGGCAAGGTTGCGGACTATTTCTGGCATCTGGCATTGCCGATTACGGCATTGACCATTGGCGGATTCACTACACTTACGATGCTGACCAAAAACTCGTTTCTGGATGAAATCAACAAACAATATGTGGTGACCGCGCGGGCCAAGGGACTGACGGAAAAGCGGGTTCTGTACGGACATGTCTTCCGCAATGCGATGTTGCTGGTGATTGCCGGTTTTCCCAGTGCACTGATCGGGCTGCTGTTTACCGGCTCGGTTCTGATCGAAGTGATTTTCTCACTCGACGGACTTGGATTGCTGGGTTTTGAAGCCGTGATGAAGCGTGATTATCCGGTGATGTTTGCGACACTTTATCTGTTTACGTTGTTTGGTCTTGTTCTGAACCTGATCAGTGATCTCAGCTATCACCTGATTGATCCGCGGATCGACTTTGAAGCGCGGGAGAATTGA
- a CDS encoding DJ-1/PfpI/YhbO family deglycase/protease — MPAIDTAKILILATDGYERSELRVPLDKLSTHGADVKIASPKSSPIKSWDKKDWGDTVEVDIEVKDVDINDYDALVIPGGQINPDLLRNDEASVSLVREFVASGKPVAAICHGPWLLVEAGALRGRAATSYSSIKTDLLNAGAVWRDEPVVCDQAIITSRNPNDLDAFVSKIVEEVSEGKHRRAA; from the coding sequence ATGCCTGCGATTGATACCGCAAAGATTCTTATTCTCGCTACCGACGGTTATGAACGGTCGGAACTGCGCGTTCCGCTTGATAAGCTCTCGACCCATGGGGCAGATGTCAAAATAGCATCGCCCAAATCATCCCCGATCAAAAGCTGGGATAAAAAGGACTGGGGCGACACCGTCGAGGTCGATATCGAAGTCAAAGATGTCGATATCAACGATTACGACGCGCTGGTTATCCCCGGCGGTCAGATCAACCCCGATCTTCTGCGCAATGACGAGGCATCCGTCAGTCTGGTCCGCGAATTTGTCGCGTCAGGCAAACCGGTTGCAGCAATTTGCCACGGCCCATGGCTTCTGGTCGAAGCCGGTGCCCTGCGCGGGCGCGCAGCAACCTCATACAGTTCGATCAAAACCGACTTGCTAAATGCCGGTGCAGTCTGGCGCGACGAACCGGTGGTCTGCGATCAGGCCATCATCACGTCGCGCAATCCCAACGATCTTGATGCCTTTGTTTCCAAGATCGTCGAGGAAGTTAGCGAAGGCAAACACAGGCGCGCGGCCTGA
- a CDS encoding monovalent cation:proton antiporter-2 (CPA2) family protein, with translation MATIEGGFLHTAVLFLGAAVVAVPIFKKLRLGSVLGYLCAGALIGPFGLAMIAEPEEVLHFAEFGVVLLLFIIGLELRPQRLWAMKSEIFGLGMAQVAITAALLYAALIAFDWPWQQAMIAALALSLSSTAFALQILEEKGTLNSDHGNTAFSILLFQDLAIVPLIALVAWLSPISDGDEAGTDWIYIAKTIGAIALVIGAGKYLLNPFFRIIALTRAQEIFTSAALLLVIGAALLMQAVGLSMALGAFLVGVMLADSEYRHQLETDIEPFRGILLGLFFIAVGMSVNWPLVADNIGIVLASVAGLMAIKGIVVYGLARIFGKCHATAWRTAVTIPQGGEFAFVLFSLATSLAVISSTRANLLTAIVTLSMAATPLVGAIAEKLSAKLRKDDQPDVDGVETAELQSVVIVGFGRFGQIISRVMAARGINATAIDNDPKRIQMASLYGNKVYFGDVRRSDVLATAGAANADLICLCINDRDATTQAAKYISELFPKSKLLVRVYDRNHALDLMEIGLGVEQLYRETFDTGVSMARHGLSMLETEQDVIDQIADEFRRRDIDMLHAQVAEGRIAGMAKVHESYQLDRNDARTNKDDPAMSRL, from the coding sequence ATGGCGACAATTGAAGGCGGCTTTCTGCATACGGCGGTTCTTTTCCTCGGTGCGGCCGTGGTTGCAGTACCGATCTTCAAAAAGCTGCGTCTGGGTTCCGTGCTGGGTTATCTGTGCGCCGGGGCACTGATCGGGCCGTTTGGCCTTGCCATGATTGCGGAACCGGAAGAAGTTTTGCATTTCGCCGAATTTGGCGTTGTTCTTCTGCTGTTTATTATCGGTCTTGAATTGCGCCCCCAACGCCTGTGGGCAATGAAAAGCGAGATTTTCGGGCTGGGGATGGCGCAGGTGGCCATCACCGCCGCCCTTCTTTACGCCGCCCTGATTGCATTTGACTGGCCATGGCAGCAGGCGATGATTGCCGCCCTTGCCCTGTCCTTGTCCTCAACCGCGTTTGCCCTTCAAATCCTTGAAGAAAAGGGCACGCTTAACAGCGACCATGGCAACACAGCCTTTTCAATCCTGCTGTTTCAGGATCTTGCTATCGTACCACTAATCGCGCTTGTCGCGTGGCTCAGCCCGATAAGTGACGGCGACGAAGCGGGTACCGACTGGATTTATATCGCCAAAACCATCGGTGCAATTGCGTTGGTCATCGGGGCTGGGAAATATCTGCTTAATCCGTTTTTCCGCATCATCGCCCTGACCCGCGCGCAGGAAATCTTCACATCCGCAGCACTGCTGCTCGTGATTGGCGCGGCTCTTTTGATGCAGGCCGTCGGGCTTTCTATGGCACTTGGCGCATTTCTGGTCGGTGTCATGTTGGCGGATTCCGAATATCGCCACCAACTTGAAACCGATATCGAACCGTTTCGCGGCATTCTGCTCGGTTTGTTTTTCATCGCGGTCGGCATGTCGGTCAACTGGCCGCTTGTCGCGGATAATATCGGGATCGTCCTGGCATCGGTTGCTGGTCTGATGGCAATCAAGGGGATCGTCGTTTATGGACTGGCCCGGATATTTGGCAAATGTCACGCAACCGCATGGCGGACTGCGGTCACCATCCCGCAGGGCGGCGAATTTGCCTTTGTCCTGTTTAGTCTGGCGACATCGCTTGCGGTCATCAGCTCCACACGCGCCAACCTTCTGACCGCCATCGTCACCCTTTCGATGGCTGCCACCCCGCTTGTCGGTGCGATTGCCGAAAAACTGTCGGCCAAGCTTCGCAAGGATGATCAGCCCGATGTCGATGGCGTTGAAACAGCTGAACTGCAATCAGTGGTCATTGTCGGCTTTGGCCGTTTCGGACAGATCATTTCACGTGTTATGGCAGCCCGCGGCATCAATGCCACCGCAATCGACAACGACCCGAAACGTATTCAGATGGCCAGCCTCTATGGCAACAAGGTCTATTTCGGTGATGTCCGGAGAAGTGATGTTCTTGCCACCGCCGGGGCGGCGAATGCCGATCTGATCTGTCTGTGTATAAATGATCGTGACGCGACCACACAGGCCGCCAAATATATCAGCGAACTGTTTCCCAAATCGAAACTGCTGGTGCGCGTTTATGACCGCAACCATGCACTTGATCTGATGGAAATCGGGCTTGGCGTGGAACAGCTTTATCGCGAAACCTTTGATACGGGTGTTTCCATGGCACGACACGGGCTTTCAATGCTTGAAACCGAACAGGATGTGATTGATCAGATTGCTGATGAATTTCGCCGTCGTGATATCGACATGCTGCACGCACAAGTGGCCGAAGGCCGCATTGCGGGCATGGCAAAGGTTCATGAAAGCTATCAGCTTGACCGCAACGATGCCCGCACCAACAAGGATGACCCGGCAATGTCGCGGCTGTAA
- a CDS encoding extracellular solute-binding protein, with translation MTRQEGETCIARKNGSRGTFSRYVGGMLLAVVIGLPIAMAGPAAAQTGDKPDITAAPTVPVAEEQLSPLTTVSHGISLYGDLKYGPDFRHFDYVNPDAPKGGTLVQSSIVSFDTLNPFTLKGTAASGLGLMYDSLMVSSADEPSSLYGLIARSVEYPVDRSFVIFHLDPRARFQDGTDITAEDVVFSFNILIEKGSPVYRQYYAQVDKVEALDDLTVRFDFKPGNNRELPMIVAELSIMPKHYWEGRDFSKTTFDPPVGSGAYKIKSFEAGRQITYERVKDYWAADLPVNRGSNNYDTLRFDTYLDPDVSRQAFFAGEYMIRSEHSSREWSTAYNTPAIQNGQIRKEFLPDNLPNGMQAYVFNTRKPLFSDIRVREALQYAFDFEWLNRAMFYGAYKRNVSYFANSELAATGVPEGEELDILKGFRSQLPPELFTQPPQLPNFDAPNGRREALRHSMKLLQEAGWQLRNMQLVNSKTGEPFRFELIIRQPGLEKIALVLKARLRQLGVTMDIRMIDTGQWVNRIQAYDFDMTTFWWTQSLSPGNEQRFFWSSQAADQPGSRNFAGIKNPVIDELIDLVIEADGRESLVQRVRALDRVLQWGFYVIPQYYLGGDRMAYWDVFGRPEEVPLKGTSVMTWWIDPEKSRQLKKGGY, from the coding sequence ATGACGCGGCAAGAAGGCGAGACGTGCATCGCACGGAAAAACGGGAGCCGGGGAACGTTTTCCCGTTATGTCGGGGGGATGCTTCTGGCGGTTGTGATCGGATTACCAATCGCAATGGCCGGTCCGGCGGCGGCACAGACAGGCGACAAGCCCGACATTACAGCGGCCCCGACAGTTCCGGTAGCAGAGGAACAGCTCAGTCCGCTAACCACTGTGTCACATGGCATATCGCTTTATGGTGATCTGAAATACGGTCCTGATTTTCGGCATTTCGATTACGTCAATCCGGATGCGCCCAAGGGCGGGACGCTGGTGCAAAGTTCCATCGTCTCGTTTGATACATTAAACCCCTTCACGCTTAAGGGGACGGCAGCAAGCGGCCTTGGGCTTATGTATGACAGTCTGATGGTGTCGAGTGCGGATGAGCCTTCGTCACTTTATGGTTTGATTGCGCGTAGCGTTGAATATCCGGTCGATCGATCCTTTGTTATTTTCCATCTAGATCCTCGGGCACGCTTTCAGGATGGCACTGATATCACCGCCGAAGACGTGGTGTTTTCATTCAATATCCTGATTGAAAAAGGCAGCCCGGTTTACCGGCAATATTACGCGCAGGTCGATAAAGTCGAAGCGCTTGACGATCTGACGGTGCGTTTTGATTTCAAGCCGGGCAATAATCGCGAATTGCCGATGATTGTTGCCGAACTTTCCATCATGCCAAAGCATTACTGGGAAGGGCGGGATTTTTCCAAGACGACCTTTGATCCTCCTGTCGGCAGTGGGGCCTATAAAATCAAGTCTTTCGAGGCCGGTCGCCAGATCACCTATGAACGGGTCAAGGATTACTGGGCGGCGGATTTGCCGGTCAATCGCGGCAGCAATAATTACGATACGCTGCGGTTTGATACCTATCTTGATCCCGATGTATCACGTCAGGCGTTCTTTGCCGGTGAATACATGATCAGAAGCGAACATTCATCGCGCGAATGGAGCACGGCATACAACACCCCGGCAATCCAGAACGGCCAGATCAGGAAGGAATTCCTGCCTGACAATCTGCCAAACGGTATGCAGGCCTATGTGTTTAACACACGCAAGCCCCTGTTTTCTGACATCCGTGTTCGGGAGGCGCTGCAATATGCGTTTGATTTCGAATGGCTGAACCGGGCGATGTTCTATGGCGCGTATAAGCGCAATGTCAGCTATTTCGCCAATTCGGAACTTGCGGCAACCGGCGTGCCGGAAGGCGAGGAGCTTGATATTCTGAAAGGATTCAGAAGTCAGCTGCCGCCCGAACTGTTCACCCAGCCGCCGCAATTGCCGAACTTTGATGCGCCCAATGGTCGACGCGAAGCATTGCGTCATTCGATGAAGCTTTTGCAGGAGGCGGGTTGGCAGTTGCGCAACATGCAACTGGTCAACAGCAAGACCGGCGAGCCGTTCCGGTTCGAGCTGATTATCCGCCAGCCAGGGCTTGAGAAAATCGCGCTGGTTCTTAAAGCCCGCCTGCGTCAGCTTGGCGTGACCATGGATATTCGCATGATTGATACCGGGCAGTGGGTCAATCGTATTCAGGCCTATGATTTCGATATGACGACTTTCTGGTGGACGCAAAGTCTTTCACCGGGGAACGAGCAGCGGTTTTTCTGGTCATCGCAGGCAGCAGATCAGCCGGGCAGCCGGAATTTTGCAGGTATCAAAAATCCGGTTATTGATGAACTGATCGATCTGGTCATCGAAGCAGACGGCCGCGAAAGCCTTGTTCAGCGGGTACGCGCGCTTGATCGTGTGTTGCAGTGGGGATTTTACGTGATCCCGCAATATTATCTTGGCGGGGATCGGATGGCCTATTGGGATGTGTTCGGGCGACCTGAAGAGGTGCCGCTTAAGGGAACATCGGTCATGACATGGTGGATTGATCCCGAAAAGTCGCGGCAGCTTAAGAAGGGGGGGTACTAG
- a CDS encoding class I SAM-dependent methyltransferase: MSEIRKKPDAPQPSDKTRAQYETFPYPARDPKDEDKRLVVGSPGNWDEVVHFVFGGRDPSADGKKIKVLVAGGGTGDALVMLAQQARDRKAKVEIVYIDLSESSRKIAEARIKRRNLEKSVKFVTGSFVDLAGKYGPFDYIDCCGVLHHLPDPDAGLKALADALKPRGGMGLMVYGELGRIGVYHMQEMMERLSAEAGGRKRLNLGKALFDSLPGTNWLKRNPFVNDHIQGGDSGFYDLLLHQQDRAYRVDEVFDFVEKAGLRLQQFIEPMRYDPTTYCSRHDVLDKAVHVPFRKRAALAELMAGNITKHLFYVVKSDNKIKPPVPDRHAVPFFVRIDGAALARSVAKTGHIKINFTGLSVTRSLPPASPGILSRIDGKRTVGQIYELFDPSPDKYEFDAQFAVMYSVLNAANLMYLHPSK, translated from the coding sequence ATGTCCGAAATCCGGAAAAAGCCAGACGCGCCGCAACCGTCCGACAAAACACGGGCGCAATATGAAACATTTCCTTATCCGGCGCGTGACCCGAAAGATGAGGACAAGCGTCTTGTCGTAGGGTCCCCCGGCAATTGGGACGAAGTGGTTCATTTCGTGTTTGGCGGCCGCGATCCATCGGCTGATGGCAAAAAGATAAAAGTTCTTGTTGCCGGGGGCGGCACCGGAGATGCGTTGGTGATGCTCGCGCAGCAGGCGCGTGATCGCAAGGCCAAGGTCGAGATTGTTTATATCGATCTTTCGGAAAGCTCGCGCAAGATCGCTGAGGCCCGGATCAAGCGCCGTAATCTTGAAAAGAGTGTCAAATTCGTTACCGGGTCGTTCGTTGATCTGGCCGGGAAATATGGGCCGTTTGATTATATTGATTGCTGCGGGGTGCTTCATCATCTGCCTGATCCGGACGCCGGTTTAAAGGCGTTGGCAGATGCGCTTAAACCCAGGGGCGGTATGGGTTTGATGGTGTATGGCGAACTTGGCCGGATCGGCGTCTACCATATGCAGGAAATGATGGAACGCCTCTCTGCCGAGGCGGGTGGGCGCAAACGGCTTAACCTTGGCAAGGCATTGTTCGATTCACTGCCGGGTACAAACTGGTTGAAGCGTAACCCGTTTGTGAATGACCATATCCAGGGGGGCGATTCCGGGTTTTACGATCTGCTTTTGCATCAGCAGGATCGGGCCTATCGTGTGGACGAGGTTTTTGATTTTGTCGAGAAGGCAGGTTTGCGGCTTCAGCAATTCATCGAACCGATGCGCTATGATCCGACGACCTATTGTTCGCGCCACGACGTTCTGGACAAGGCCGTGCATGTGCCGTTTCGCAAGCGCGCGGCATTGGCTGAATTGATGGCGGGCAATATTACCAAGCATCTGTTTTATGTGGTCAAATCGGATAACAAGATCAAGCCACCGGTCCCGGATCGTCATGCGGTGCCGTTTTTTGTGCGTATTGACGGGGCAGCTTTGGCCCGCTCTGTCGCGAAGACCGGCCATATCAAGATCAATTTTACGGGATTGTCGGTAACGCGCAGTCTTCCGCCAGCAAGCCCGGGGATTCTGTCACGCATCGATGGTAAACGCACGGTTGGCCAGATTTACGAGCTGTTTGACCCAAGCCCAGATAAATATGAATTCGATGCCCAGTTCGCAGTGATGTATTCGGTGCTGAACGCCGCGAACCTGATGTATCTGCATCCATCAAAATAA
- a CDS encoding NUDIX hydrolase — MQIDLASFVSQSDRDLENHMRISDFIAGEPKAFENDPVTSHVTGSAFVVNSERSHVVLTHHRKLKRWLQLGGHCDGVRDVLFVAQREAYEESGLSWIRPLSSAIFDIDIHEIPENAKGPAHLHYDMRFLFEADMRDPLKITDESDDLAWVALDRLEDYTDEHSVLVMRDKLRAFAQG; from the coding sequence ATGCAGATCGACCTTGCCAGCTTTGTCTCACAGTCTGATCGTGACCTGGAAAATCACATGCGTATCAGTGACTTTATCGCAGGTGAACCCAAGGCATTTGAAAATGATCCGGTAACGTCACATGTCACGGGATCGGCTTTTGTCGTGAATTCGGAACGCAGTCATGTGGTGCTGACCCATCACCGGAAGCTTAAACGCTGGCTTCAGCTTGGCGGGCATTGTGATGGAGTGCGCGACGTATTGTTTGTCGCCCAGCGCGAAGCCTATGAGGAAAGCGGTCTTTCGTGGATACGGCCCTTGTCGTCAGCGATATTTGATATCGATATCCACGAAATTCCCGAAAATGCCAAGGGGCCTGCACATCTGCATTATGACATGCGGTTCCTATTCGAGGCCGATATGCGCGATCCGCTTAAAATCACCGATGAATCCGATGATCTGGCATGGGTGGCTTTGGACCGCCTCGAAGATTACACCGACGAGCATTCGGTTCTGGTGATGCGCGACAAGCTTCGGGCTTTTGCCCAAGGTTAA